One region of Culex pipiens pallens isolate TS chromosome 2, TS_CPP_V2, whole genome shotgun sequence genomic DNA includes:
- the LOC120423899 gene encoding MD-2-related lipid-recognition protein-like, with translation MTALVSLQGGYNKQVQAKCTIHELRVNPCPEVAKHKPCVLVKGQNATISFDYTAGFDAKVATAKAWWTMPSLDLPFIGMDNDACKYTGCPIVAGRKQTYSYELPIMKLFPSRAYDVKWQLLNEKGEQCCFIIPIVIKNKRGRI, from the exons ATGACCGCGCTGGTGTCGTTGCAAGGTGGATACAACAAGCAAG TTCAAGCAAAATGCACCATCCACGAGCTCCGTGTCAATCCGTGTCCGGAGGTGGCCAAacacaaaccatgcgttttggtGAAGGGTCAAAACGCGACCATTTCGTTTGACTATACGGCTGGGTTTGACGCAAAAGTGGCCACCGCCAAGGCATGGTGGACGATGCCAAGTTTGGATTTGCCCTTCATCGGGATGGACAACGATGCGTGCAAATACACTGGATGTCCGATTGTGGCAGGAAGGAAGCAGACCTATTCGTACGAGTTGCCGATTATGAAGCTTTTTCCGAGT AGAGCTTATGACGTCAAGTGGCAGCTTCTTAATGAAAAGGGGGAGCAGTGTTGTTTCATTATTCCAATTGTGATCAAGAATAAACGAGGAAGGATCTGA
- the LOC120423887 gene encoding ecdysteroid-regulated 16 kDa protein-like, with product MQRFVIALVGLLVATVGAEVVDFGTCPGTMKCTVHEVRISPCPEAAKQKPCTVIKGKNATIEFDYTPEWASQEAKAKAWWTTPATDLPFIGMDEKACKFTGCPIAAGQKQSYSYELPILKTFPTRAYDVKWQLLNEDGEQCCFIIPIVIKTKRGKV from the exons ATGCAACGGTTCGTGATCGCGTTGGTTGGACTGCTGGTGGCCACCGTCGGTGCGGAAGTGGTCGACTTTGGCACCTGCCCCGGAACCA TGAAATGCACCGTCCACGAGGTCCGCATCAGCCCGTGCCCGGAAGCGGCCAAGCAGAAGCCGTGCACCGTGATCAAGGGCAAGAACGCCACGATCGAGTTCGACTACACGCCCGAGTGGGCGTCCCAGGAGGCCAAAGCGAAGGCCTGGTGGACCACTCCGGCCACCGATCTGCCCTTCATCGGGATGGACGAGAAGGCGTGCAAGTTCACCGGATGTCCGATCGCCGCCGGCCAGAAGCAATCCTACTCGTACGAGCTGCCCATCCTGAAGACGTTCCCGACT AGGGCCTACGACGTCAAGTGGCAGTTGCTGAACGAGGATGGCGAGCAGTGCTGCTTTATCATTCCGATCGTGATCAAGACCAAGCGTGGAAAGGTCTAA